ATGCTTCAACAATGCCATTGCTACTGTTCTACGGCAGTGGTATATATGCTTCAACAATGCCATTGCTACTATTCTACGGCAGTGGTATATATGCTTCAGCAATGCCAGTGCTACTGTTCTACGGCAGTGGTGTATATGCTTCAACAATGCCAGTGCTACTATTCTACGGCAGTGGTGTATATGCTTCAACAATGCCAGTGCTACTATTCTACGGCAGTGGTGTATATGCTTCAACAATGCCAGTGCTACTATTCTACGGCAATGGTATATATGCTTCAACAATGCCAGTGCTACTATTCTACGGCAGTGGTATATATGCTTCAACAATGCCATTGCTACTATTCTACGGCAGTGGTATATATGCTTCAACAATGCCATTGCTACTATTCTACGGCAGTGGTATATATGCTTCAACAATGCCAGTGCTACTATTCTAAGGCAGTGGTATATATGCTTCAACAATGCCAGTGCTACTATTCTACGGCAGTGGTATATATGCTTCAACAATGTCATTGCTGCTATTCTACGGCAGTGGTATACATGCTTCAACAATGCCAGTGCTGCTATTCTACGGCAGTGGTATACATGCTTCAACAATGCCAGTGCTGCTATTCTACGACAGTAGTATACATGCTTCAACAATGCCAGTGCTACTGTTCTACGGCAGTGGTATATATGCTTCAACAATGCCAGTGCTACTGTTCTACGGCAGTGGTATATATGCTTCAACAATGCCAGTGCTACTATTTTACGGCAGTGGTGTATATGCTTCAACGATGTACGGCACTGGTGTATATGCTTCAACAATGCCAGTGCTACTATTCCACGGCAGTGGTATATATGCTTTAACAATGCCAGTGCTACTGTTCTACGGCAGTGGTATATATGCTTCAACAATGCCAGTGCTACTGTTCTACGGCAGTGGTATATATGCTTCAACAATGCCAGTGCTACTGTTCTACGGCAGTGGTATATATGCTTCAACAATGCCAGTGCTACTATTCTACGGCAGTGGTATATATGCTTCAACAATGCCAGTGCTACTATTCTACGGCAGTGGTATATATGCTTCAACAATGCCAGTGCTACTATTCTACGGCAGTGGTATATATGCTTCAACAATGCCAGTGCTACTATTCTACGGCAGTGGTATATATGCTTCAACAATGCCAGTGCTTCTATTCTACGGCAGTGGTATATATGCTTCAACAATGCCAGTGCTACTATTCTACGGCAGTGGTATATATGCTTCAACAATGCCAGTGCTACCATTCTACGACAGTGGTATATATGCTTCAACAATGCCAGTGCTACTTTTCTACGGCAGTGGTATATATGCTTCAACAATGCCAGTGCTACTATTATACGGCAGTGGTGTATATGCTTCAACAATGCCAGTGCTACTATTCTACGGCAGTGGTATAGATGCTTTAACAATGTTATTGCTACTATTCTACGGCAGAGGTATATATGCTTCAACAATGCCAGTGCTACTGTTCTACGGCAGTGGTGTATATGCTTCAACAATGCCAGTGCTACTATTCTACGGCAGTGGTATATATGCTTCAACAATGCCAGTGCTACTATTCTACGGCAGTGGTATATATGCTTCAACAATGCCAGTGCTACTATTCTACGGCAGTGGTATATATGCTTCAACAATGCCAGTGCTATTGTTCTACGGCAGTGGTATATATGCTTCAACAATGCCAGTGCTACTGTTCTACGGCAGTGGTATATATGCTTCAACAATGCCAGTGCTACTATTCTACGGCAGTGGTGTATATGCTTCAACGATATCATTGCTACTATTCTACGGCAGTGGTATATATGCTTCAACAATGCCAGTGCACTAGTTCTACGGCAGTGGTATATATGCTTCAACAATGTCATTGCTACTATTCTACGGCAGTGGTATATATGCTTCAACAATGCAAGTGCTACTATTCTACGGCAGTGGTATATATGCTTCAACAATGCCATTGCTACTGTTCTACGGCAGTGGTATATATGCTTCAACAATGCCAGTGCTACTATTCTACGGCAGTGGTATATATGCTTCAGCAATGCCAGTGCTACTATTCTACGGCAGTGGTGTATATGCTTCAACAATGCCAGTGCTACTATTCTACGGCAGTGGTGTATATGCTTCAACAATGCCAGTGCTACTATTCTACGGCAGTGGTGTATATGCTTCAACAATGCCAGTGCTACTATTCTACGGCAATGGTATATATGCTTCAACAATGCCAGTGCTACTATTCTACGGCAGTGGTATATATGCTTCAACAATGCCATTGCTACTATTCTACGGCAGTGGTATATATGCTTCAACAATGCCAGTGCTACTATTCTACGGCAGTGGTATATATGCTTCAACAATGCCAGTGCTACTATTCTAAGGCAGTGGTATATATGCTTCAACAATGCCAGTGCTACTATTCTACGGCAGTGGTATATATGCTTCAACAATGTCATTGCTGCTATTCTACGGCAGTGGTATATATGCTTCAACAATGCCAGTGCTGCTATTCTACGGCAGTGGTATACATGCTTCAACAATGCCAGTGCTGCTATTCTACGGCAGTAGTATACATGCTTCAACAATGTCAGTGCTACTGTTCTACGGCAGTGGTATATATGCTTCAACAATGCCAGTGCTACTGTTCTACGGCAGTGGTATATATGCTTCAACAATGCCAGTGCTACTATTTTACGGCAGTGGTGTATATGCTTCAACGATGTACGGCACTGGTGTATATGCTTCAACAATGCCAGTGCTACTATTCTACGGCAGTGGTATATATGCTTTAACAATGGCAGTGCTACTGTTCTACGGCAGTGGTATATATGCTTCAACAATGCCAGTGCTACTATTCTACGGCAGTGGTATATATGCTTCAACAATGCCAGTGCTACTATTATACGGCAGTGGTATATATGCTTCAACAATGCCAGTGCTACTATTCTACGGCAGTGGTATATATGCTTCAACAATGCCAGTGCTACTGTTCTACGGCAGTGGTATATATGCTTTAACAATGGCAGTGCTACTGTTCTACGGCAGTGGTATATATGCTTCAACAATGCCAGTGCTACTGTTCTACGGCAGTGGTATATATGCTTCAACAATGCCAGTGCTACTATTCTACGGCAGTGGTATATATGCTTCAACAATGCCAGTGCTACTATTCTACGGCAGTGGTATATATGCTTCAACAATGCCAGTGCTACTATTCTATATGCTTCAACAATGCCAGTGCTACTATTCTACGGCAGTGGTATATATGCTTCAACAATGCCAGTGCTACTATTCTACGGCAGTGGTATATATGCTTCAACAATGCCAGTGCTACTGTTCTACGGCAGTGGTATATATGCTTCAACAATGTCAATGCTACTATTCTACGGCAGTGGTATATATGCTTCAACAATGCCAGTGCACTAGTTCTACGGCAGTGGTATATATGCTTCAACAATGTCATTGCTACTATTCTACGGCAGTGGTATATATGCTTCAACCATGCCAGTGCTATTGTCCTACGGCAGtggtataattattatatgcttAAATAATGCCATTGTTGACCATATCGAAACAATCATACCAACATGTTTATAACAAAAACCTTTGCATCGAGAATTAATACATGcatgaataatttattgattCCTTATAATGACCTGTTGAAGTTTTGACTCGATTGTATTGGTGGTAATGGtgacatgtgtataataacagcGTGCATTGAAACACCAAGACTAAAGAAGCAATAAATGGCAAAGCATTTTTACGTTTTCTTACAGAAATATGTTCATAAAGTCTTTGCTGTAGGTCCCTTTATCGCTGTGTATACCCAATAACATTAGTTTCAAAGCAGCTGTATAGCCCTTTCTTGGAAATGaatgaaacataattaattcTTTATTCTTTTACTCATGATCAATAATGGCCTTCCATAGTGCTTCCTCCGCAGTGTATATCCTTTAgtgtatttaacatatatatcttatttaagCAGCATACTGCATCGAGCTTTTCTGGACAGATGCGATTATGAAAATGTGCTCGTATCTGcgcaacattttattattagttttattgaatgaaattcaCCTGCACACGGCTCATGGACAATTAAGTGATGATTATACCGGACATTCCAACGCTGACTCTGATGAAAATGCCTTTGATCcacataatttactgaaatattatGCAACCTCTCAGACGACAAAAGAAGAAGAGGTTTACGTTTTTCCGCCACTTTCGCGCCTGGATCCCGGCGATGTAGGAACGATCGTATCTGTTGAACTTAGTCCCGGTCGTTGGTTTGATCGAATTACTCGTGCAGTTAAACCACCGATCTTTGAAATACCAGATTTTCTAAGTGACGAAGAGTGTGACCATATCATAAATTCAGCTGCAAGAAACGGACTGGGTACCAGTCAAATATATGGAGAGGATAATGAACCAGACCCAAATACACAGGACATATTTCGAGTAAGCCAACAAACATGGTTGAACAGAAATAATCTCGGTGGAATGTTTCTTGACAatctacaaaataaattatcaacaCTTCTGAATCTATCAAAGGAAATCATAAAAGGCAGCGAATCGATGCAGGTCGTGAATTACCTCCCGAACGGTCACTACCACGCCCATTTAGAT
The Mya arenaria isolate MELC-2E11 chromosome 12, ASM2691426v1 DNA segment above includes these coding regions:
- the LOC128212470 gene encoding transmembrane prolyl 4-hydroxylase-like, yielding MKMCSYLRNILLLVLLNEIHLHTAHGQLSDDYTGHSNADSDENAFDPHNLLKYYATSQTTKEEEVYVFPPLSRLDPGDVGTIVSVELSPGRWFDRITRAVKPPIFEIPDFLSDEECDHIINSAARNGLGTSQIYGEDNEPDPNTQDIFRVSQQTWLNRNNLGGMFLDNLQNKLSTLLNLSKEIIKGSESMQVVNYLPNGHYHAHLDSTRNTGNKPCCFQSSCPTPPGPECCRICRYATVLYFLNNVDGGGETAFPLADADENTMTRFLEGGNLAHQWRNLSNFCHNSSVVIGPKRGTAIMWYSHLMEAETNYLGEIDDYSYHGGCDVTKGTKWIANNWINAATYNERFVKSIWVD